The following coding sequences are from one Triticum dicoccoides isolate Atlit2015 ecotype Zavitan chromosome 4A, WEW_v2.0, whole genome shotgun sequence window:
- the LOC119289916 gene encoding transcription factor MYB53-like, translating into MGRSPCCDGEARVKKGPWTTEEDKLLVNYIQEKGHGSWRRLPKLAGLNRCGKSCRLRWANYLRPDIKRGRFTDDEEKLIIHLHSLLGNKWSSIATKLPGRTDNEIKNYWNTHLRKKLLRMGIDPVTHRARTDLSLLAGLPGLLAAAGNFGGSGGATAAWDMNALKLQVDAAKFQLLQGLVRALTTTAAPTPAPGMDNLMALLALSNGGQHGGVDQNMLLQQCQWNDMNNLPALTSSAPTTGMFDGFSAGDGLSSTEHGGHGGASGSNATVDPMVDADQACKNNGGGIVSCEQTPASSPFDGLESLNLMDDLNTDGGWKDLLEQMPWLNSSEL; encoded by the exons ATGGGGCGGTCGCCGTGCTGCGACGGGGAGGCCCGCGTGAAGAAGGGGCCGTGGACAACCGAGGAAGACAAGCTGCTGGTCAACTACATCCAGGAGAAAGGCCACGGCAGCTGGCGCCGCCTGCCCAAGCTCGCCGGCCTCAACCGCTGCGGCAAGAGCTGCCGCCTCCGCTGGGCCAACTACCTCCGCCCGGACATCAAGCGGGGACGCTTCACCGACGACGAGGAGAAGCTCATCATCCACCTCCACTCCCTCCTCGGCAACAA GTGGTCGTCGATCGCCACAAAGTTGCCGGGGAGGACGGACAACGAGATCAAGAACTATTGGAACACACACCTGCGCAAGAAGCTGCTCCGCATGGGCATCGACCCCGTCACGCACCGCGCGCGCACCGACCTCAGCCTGCTCGCTGGGCTCCCGGGCCTCCTCGCCGCGGCCGGTAACTTCGGCGGCTCTGGCGGGGCCACGGCCGCCTGGGACATGAACGCGCTCAAGCTCCAGGTCGACGCCGCCAAGTTCCAGCTGCTGCAGGGCCTGGTGCGCGCACTCACCACCACGGCGGCTCCCACCCCCGCGCCCGGCATGGACAACCTCATGGCCCTCCTCGCCCTCAGCAACGGCGGGCAGCACGGCGGAGTCGACCAGAACATGCTGCTCCAGCAGTGCCAGTGGAACGACATGAACAACCTGCCGGCGCTGACCAGCTCAGCGCCGACGACCGGCATGTTCGACGGCTTTAGCGCCGGCGACGGGCTGAGCTCAACGGAGCATGGGGGCCACGGCGGGGCGAGCGGGAGCAACGCTACCGTCGATCCAATGGTGGACGCCGACCAGGCGTGCAAGAACAATGGGGGCGGCATCGTGTCGTGCGAGCAGACGCCGGCGTCGAGCCCGTTCGACGGGCTAGAGAGCCTGAACCTGATGGATGACCTCAACACGGATGGTGGTTGGAAGGATTTGCTAGA gcaaATGCCTTGGCTGAACTCAAGTGAGCTGTGA